In one window of Ignatzschineria indica DNA:
- a CDS encoding fumarylacetoacetate hydrolase family protein produces the protein MKRAEITIEGSNFPIQNIFCIGRNYAKHIAELNNATPTEPLVFLKPTSALAVEGDLITLPSFSDAIHYEAELVIYIKEDAKNLSEESALSIIGGYGVGLDLTARDLQDQIKERGEPWTKCKGFPGAAIVSTFISADKIKDPTDITFTFKQNGELKQNGHSKMMLYPITEIIAYLSTIYGLSKGDIIYTGTPEGVGKLAPGDQLSLTLEDQITANFKVNAS, from the coding sequence ATGAAAAGAGCAGAAATAACAATTGAAGGTAGTAATTTTCCAATTCAGAATATCTTCTGTATCGGAAGAAATTATGCAAAACATATTGCAGAGCTTAATAACGCAACACCAACAGAACCGCTGGTATTTTTAAAGCCCACTTCGGCACTTGCTGTGGAGGGTGATCTTATTACACTGCCCTCCTTCTCAGATGCCATTCACTATGAGGCAGAATTGGTCATCTACATTAAAGAAGATGCTAAAAATCTCTCTGAAGAGTCCGCTCTCTCAATTATTGGCGGATATGGTGTAGGACTCGATTTAACGGCTCGTGATCTCCAAGACCAAATCAAAGAGCGAGGCGAGCCCTGGACAAAATGTAAAGGCTTTCCGGGAGCTGCAATTGTTAGCACCTTTATTTCGGCTGATAAGATCAAAGATCCCACCGATATCACCTTCACTTTTAAACAAAATGGTGAGTTAAAACAGAATGGTCACTCTAAAATGATGCTCTATCCTATTACGGAGATTATTGCCTACCTTTCGACGATCTATGGTCTCTCAAAAGGAGATATTATCTACACCGGCACGCCTGAAGGAGTTGGTAAACTTGCTCCTGGAGATCAACTCTCATTAACTTTAGAAGATCAGATCACGGCAAACTTTAAAGTTAATGCCTCTTAA